Proteins found in one Colletes latitarsis isolate SP2378_abdomen chromosome 8, iyColLati1, whole genome shotgun sequence genomic segment:
- the Cno gene encoding adherens junction formation factor afadin isoform X5, with product MTVSEEMATELASKKAEREALRGVIQQWNANRLDLFELSEPNEDLEFHGVMRFYFQDSGQKVATKCIRVASDATSQAVIETLIEKFRPDMRMLSVPEYALYEIHENGEERKLRLDEKPLLVQLNWHIDDREGRFLLRRIDDKTNAQGVGFSCSDGSSFRRKLSKREKKQMKKQEKLSRLKSLEQDENAVPVDQNGVAEKLYTELPETSFTRSISNPEAVMRRRRQQKLERKLQQFRSKDGGPDTGGTLKIYGEALCKDVPYKTLLLSVRDSAVQVVREMLSKYGLEKVDPQQYCLVQVNSEHVSGGTQQEYILDDDECPLAILMNHPSARGSIMFHVRRRPADYVPRKRKKKPSGKWNEFDHRYEDERLPFLLELNPDGSDVPNGAGIRHRLQPNVTEVGSERPIGPQAVQAQTLTLTGPMVMPRHCVIAFTENIVTLTPCSRDAHTYVNNQRIHQTTILQNGAIVKFGRLHTFRFIDPAPEERIRQRHDSGRQIEYGYDRRSPDLTNQETNAERYGSASGTPNGGQVQVQGQGQPGQDQPSHPSSPSKSAASGSAAVCLARSPNHAPESTHNYETTFDLDGNVETASLTSSRDGNRTLQNDRQPRGTDPILPAVLEFLEETEETFFHAVITDVEPSAPQFKLAPTYTLYLAARYRASTHYRPELQPTERAHRLTVMLANVAGMIQRVIQERYMDASSLALWLANGSELLHMLKNDRHVGAFSTRAQDILTEAVHAAFASLVRCISLELAPAMSQFMADADEPAKEAGVLQIFSSTMALLRRCRVNAALTIQLFSHLFHTINATAFNALVSNTNLCVRWFGRRLKARLNALETWAERQGLELASQCHLATIMQATHLLQAPKYNAEELATLSSTCFKLNSLQVRALLQKYQPAADEPRLPAELIENVVKVAESVADTLARADGREIRLEEEPTLALALLLPEDGYSCEVIRGVPPGLAEFLAPLQRDGLCRMAPQPTSSGYWTIYMIDHHNNFRSPSAMSNRSGGYSCHTGPSSAQPEIHVIKLHKSTNGMGLSIVAAKGAGQDRLGIYIKSVVAGGAADADGRLTAGDQLLKVDGQSLVGITQEKAAEYLVRTGPVVTLEVAKQGAIYHGLATLLSQPSPVMTRAHKVRPKSEHLEASKVQEANEQPSTSHSMGNLLTVPRHAIDSVRSIDPVPSGATITLISEGQSYNYDSLNPTCRLNRTNDSWRVLPEDSRRCLRDENAWGFIDHGSIVGRNEAILVQRVCPSREEEASLRTALCSSLGTLPASTRGHSYVPLNNPRCWTDRLPPSDTNVQQTCPQIQVANNDHTSTVTTSDIVRDANESSTVESKLDSFSLDSIPYIDQTDDTWLDESNDSINDHRIGTATTISRSCSIESLRRLDVEVDRVREPTMTTKQQPFEQETSRRKTRDTVLADTDLTLEKLEIETPTSTSSSLDGRESMECETREKNQAFNVSRVYTTIPELNLDLSGLDSDTSSDVSSFEKCWKSPEEVRLGCGRVAALARHFSKLGNAESIVLRSNTVRLGNDSRRFASEPNFVSPEVYETRPGHRFSVVGKEYLSELDLRMSTEEYARHGSAIEDMMTKRNEKSTSSKEKLSLSEQRQIIEQLEEMSNLDDAFVHPCSSCENIAASSDDVLYENLDHVPQWTMNVNEHSDVQDDYTEEKLFDARFPRQFSSSYPCLKKIDLLRDRENKIERRSQSSFADGEFSNANVNNPRQASDAKFYWVIHELKNSSSQDLRSCTQQNEDRISSETRPKSNNDQEECTIIPGDNSANDSTKYRQKSIDRTIYPRSNRTCLEVGSLLRPRRMSERDLPSRLGRDATAPQQQIHTSKSVPALHNVGTDGKQQHEVFNPGYSRASSSNSVTPPVTQPPSMTAINGTTSLRSRSSHNLHDPIRIGTLPPSGLVSRQQSSPNLNPGQTTASSNSSTTAIGTGSANILQSNEAERFYQNLSVYRNQDATAKQRYSPSQHSDERNPLQLQKSSRGSQNSLNRPGTFETSQPRDRPISAYVSQAQQQSYFGGQSQQQGNAAPPRSQSSRDIIRQEAKLQEMQEEVRRRELRGGVPIPPNQCRPTTYNIKSNMTQQSTNTVVRPTKSISSQPNFGSNTPVAVSSPTISTAGHAARQTTAANYGYMDSHYGPYVVQYGKSPPTHQHQHQHQYPHQHQHQHQLQPQPQLQSQHQHQHQHQNMQQQNLGHIQYNTQPSRGKNDSTRLQPNGMSLDYGRDQSGQEISRPYADQTRHFAAGSQYYLNGGSDVRSDQYISENGTNRTQTLPEGTASIQPNEIAPIRPVLPEDGFRESPPPPPPNTTHPLYNKQSDSRYTASMQDPPRGGYYPANGTAGTTLQPRQYQYSATNPWQREEREKEQALRREAARQWRDQQIAELSALPHRTSQQEEQLRALQLERDFQKRAEEVANQQDDEEESNDLDAESMQRVQGLLRPTTTQERGNLPEQHNPNLSRVNVASQSARGSHGVQSLGASMHSTSVTAHGVGTQQCSQSISNISLSQQENSGSHLSQNLQHEHTNQVQNTVGQIPMSSLIQLATSQKSCSLGIPQSIEDKEIQRRQDEIKRKQIEFDETLKRKEEEAKQQQIQHIYQQQQQQYLQQSQSHLKNQQVLHPSMLRLENLVINGPNAISTQNGNSDAPLPPERGSSYAVMSQQGALRTNSVNASNMMPLAHPQQSTSIKRVSFHDSNANPAEAMQRNVSTGNLSTPPSTTMDIIAEDPNN from the exons ATGACAGTCTCGGAAGA aatggcCACGGAGTTGGCAAGTAAGAAGGCCGAACGCGAGGCACTGCGTGGCGTGATTCAACAATGGAATGCCAACCGCTTGGATCTGTTCGAGCTTTCGGAACCGAACGAA GACTTGGAGTTTCACGGAGTAATGAGATTTTACTTTCAAGACAGCGGTCAGAAAGTCGCGACCAAGTGCATCAGAGTAGCATCGGATGCGACAAGTCAAGCGGTGATCGaaactcttattgaaaaattcCGTCCAGATATGCGAATGCTTTCGGTTCCAGAATATGCCCTCTATGAAATTCACGAGAACGGTG AAGAACGTAAGCTCAGGCTAGATGAAAAACCGTTGCTAGTGCAATTGAACTGGCACATCGACGATCGCGAGGGACGTTTCCTTTTACGAAGAATCGACGACAAAACCAATGCTCAAGGCGTTGGTTTTTCTTGTTCAGACGGATCTAGCTTTCGCAGAAAGCTGAGTAAACGCGAGAAGAAACAAATGAAAAAGCAAGAGAAGCTCAGTCGGTTGAAGAGTCTGGAACAGGATGAAAATGCGGTACCCGTTGATCAGAATGGAGTGGCAGAGAAACTTTATACGG AGCTACCAGAAACTAGTTTTACCAGAAGCATTTCGAATCCAGAAGCTGTAATGAGAAGGCGACGGCAACAAAAGCTGGAGAGAAAGTTACAGCAATTTCGCAGTAAAGACGGCGGTCCTGATACGGGTGGAACGTTGAAGATTTACGGCGAGGCGCTTTGTAAAGACGTCCCATACAAAACGTTACTTTTAAGTGTACGGGATTCGGCAGTTCAAGTTGTACGGGAAATGCTCTCGAAGTACGGTTTGGAGAAGGTTGATCCGCAACAATATTGTCTTGTGcag GTGAACAGTGAACACGTGAGTGGAGGAACACAGCAGGAATATATATTGGACGATGATGAATGTCCTTTGGCCATTCTTATGAATCATCCTTCTGCGCGGG GTTCAATTATGTTCCATGTACGTAGAAGACCCGCGGATTACGTGCCTCGGAAGCGCAAGAAAAAACCTAGCGGAAAGTGGAACGAGTTTGACCACAG GTACGAGGACGAGAGATTACCCTTTTTACTCGAATTAAATCCTGATGGAAGTGACGTTCCAAATGGAGCCGGCATACGACACCGGTTGCAGCCTAACGTGACGGAGGTAGGCTCGGAAAGGCCCATAGGTCCACAGGCTGTACAAGCTCAAACCCTAACTTTGACTGGACCGATGGTCATGCCGAGGCATTGTGTGATTGcttttactgaaaatattgtTACACTTACGCCTTGCTCCAGAGACGCTCACACTTACGTTAACAATCAGAGGATACATCAGACAACGATACTCCAG AACGGAGCTATCGTCAAGTTCGGCAGACTACATACCTTCAGATTCATCGACCCAGCACCCGAGGAACGCATCAGACAACGACACGATTCTGGGAGGCAAATCGAATACGGCTACGACCG ACGCTCCCCAGACTTGACCAATCAAGAGACGAACGCGGAAAGATACGGGTCTGCGTCCGGAACTCCGAACGGGGGTCAGGTTCAAGTTCAAGGCCAGGGCCAGCCGGGTCAAGATCAACCGTCCCATCCGTCTAGTCCGAGCAAGTCCGCCGCGTCTGGCTCCGCCGCAGTTTGCCTCGCTCGAAGCCCGAATCACGCGCCGGAATCCACGCACAATTATGAAACTACCTTCGATCTCGATGGGAACGTTGAGACTGCCAGTCTGACCAGCAGCAGGGACGGTAACAG AACGTTGCAAAACGATCGACAACCACGCGGAACGGATCCGATTTTGCCAGCTGTGCTAGAGTTTCTTGAGGAAACGGAAGAGACCTTCTTCCATGCTGTAATCACGGATGTGGAGCCGTCAGCGCCTCAGTTTAAACTTGCGCCAACGTACACGCTTTACTTAGCGGCGAGATATCGTGCGAGTACGCATTATAGACCGGAGTTGCAACCTACGGAGAGAGCGCATAGATTGACAGTGATGTTGGCGAACGTCGCCGGTATGATACAACGAGTGATACAG GAACGGTACATGGACGCATCCTCCTTGGCTCTTTGGTTAGCAAACGGATCGGAACTGCTGCACATGCTGAAAAATGATCGACACGTCGGGGCGTTCTCGACAAGGGCGCAGGACATTTTGACGGAGGCAGTTCACGCGGCATTCGCGTCGTTGGTGCGCTGCATTTCTCTTGAActtgctccggcgatgtcgcagTTTATGGCCGACGCCGACGAGCCCGCCAAGGAAGCCGGAGTTCTGCAAATATTTTCGAGTACGATGGCTCTGCTGAGGCGGTGCAGAGTGAACGCCGCCCTCACGATTCAGTTGTTCAGTCATCTGTTTCACACGATAAACGCAACCGCGTTTAACGCGTTGGTTTCGAACACGAACTTGTGCGTAAGATGGTTCGGTCGTCGACTGAAAGCGAGATTGAACGCTCTCGAGACTTGGGCCGAGAGGCAGGGCCTCGAGCTTGCGAGTCAGTGTCACTTGGCGACGATCATGCAAGCGACCCATCTCCTCCAAGCGCCGAAATATAACGCGGAGGAGCTCGCTACATTGAGTTCTACCTGTTTTAAGCTAAATTCCCTTCAAGTCAGGGCATTGTTGCAAAAATATCAACCAGCCGCGGACGAGCCGAGACTTCCGGCAGAGTTAATCGAAAACGTAGTAAAA GTGGCGGAAAGCGTGGCCGATACGCTCGCACGTGCCGATGGGAGAGAAATTCGACTCGAGGAGGAACCCACGCTAGCGTTGGCTCTCCTTCTCCCAGAGGACGGATACAGTTGCGAAGTAATACGTGGAGTACCACCGGGTTTGGCTGAATTTTTAGCTCCCTTACAACGAGATGGTCTGTGTCGGATGGCGCCACAGCCTACGAGCAGTGGATACTGGACCATATATATGATAGATCATCACAATAAC TTTCGTAGTCCCAGTGCGATGAGTAACAGGTCTGGAGGCTATTCGTGTCACACTGGACCTAGTTCGGCTCAGCCAGAGATTCACGTAATAAAGTTACATAAATCGACTAATGGAATGGGTTTGAGCATCGTCGCAGCAAAG GGTGCTGGTCAAGATAGGCTCGGAATATACATAAAAAGTGTTGTTGCAGGCGGTGCTGCTGATGCT GACGGTAGATTGACAGCAGGCGATCAGTTACTTAAGGTGGACGGACAAAGTTTAGTCGGAATTACTCAAGAAAA GGCTGCCGAATATTTGGTGCGTACCGGACCGGTAGTAACCCTCGAAGTTGCCAAACAGGGTGCCATATACCATGGTTTGGCCACTCTACTGTCGCAGCCTTCGCCTGTTATGACCAGAG CGCACAAAGTTCGACCCAAGTCCGAGCATTTGGAAGCTTCGAAGGTGCAGGAAGCGAACGAGCAGCCGTCTACATCCCATTCGATGGGTAATTTGTTGACCGTACCAAGGCACGCGATCGATTCGGTCCGTTCAATTGATCCAGTACCATCAGGTGCGACTATCACCCTGATTTCCGAGGGTCAATCTTACAATTACGATTCCTTGAATCCCACGTGTCGTTTGAATCGAACGAACGACTCGTGGCGCGTTTTACCGGAGGATTCGCGACGGTGTTTGCGAGATGAAAATGCGTGGGGTTTCATAGATCATGGGTCGATCGTCGGGCGCAACGAAGCAATTTTGGTACAACGAGTTTGTCCGTCGCGGGAAGAAGAAGCTTCGCTTCGTACGGCTCTGTGTTCGTCTCTCGGGACTCTGCCTGCGTCTACTCGAGGCCATTCTTACGTACCGCTTAATAACCCGCGTTGTTGGACCGATCGTCTCCCCCCATCCGATACAAACGTTCAACAAACCTGTCCGCAAATCCAGGTCGCGAATAACGATCATACGTCTACCGTCACGACTTCGGACATCGTGCGCGACGCGAACGAATCCTCGACCGTGGAAAGCAAACTCGACAGCTTCTCTCTCGACTCGATACCTTACATCGATCAAACGGATGATACTTGGTTGGATGAATCGAACGATAGCATAAACGATCATCGGATTGGGACCGCGACTACCATATCAAGGTCCTGTTCCATCGAATCGCTACGTCGACTTGACGTGGAGGTGGATCGCGTGCGAGAACCAACGATGACGACCAAGCAACAGCCTTTCGAACAAGAAACGTCGAGACGGAAAACGAGAGACACTGTTCTAGcagacactgacttaacattggAGAAGTTAGAAATAGAAACGCCAACCTCGACGAGTAGTTCATTGGATGGGAGAGAATCGATGGAATGTGAAACGAGAGAGAAGAACCAAGCATTTAATGTTTCAAGGGTGTACACCACGATCCCAGAATTAAATCTTGATTTGTCTGGCCTGGACAGTGACACGTCTAGCGACGTGTCGAGCTTCGAGAAATGTTGGAAATCACCAGAAGAAGTACGCCTTGGATGTGGCCGGGTGGCAGCTCTGGCTAGACATTTTTCCAAGCTCGGAAACGCTGAGTCGATTGTGTTGAGATCAAACACAGTCAGGCTGGGAAATGATTCTAGAAGATTTGCGTCTGAGCCGAACTTTGTCTCGCCTGAAGTATACGAGACAAGACCGGGTCATCGTTTCTCCGTTGTTGGCAAGGAATATTTATCTGAATTGGATTTGCGGATGAGCACCGAAGAGTACGCGCGACATGGTAGCGCGATCGAAGATATGATGACCAAGAGaaatgaaaaatcgacaagcaGCAAAGAGAAATTGTCGTTATCGGAGCAACGACAAATAATAGAACAGCTCGAAGAAATGTCTAATCTCGACGACGCATTCGTTCATCCCTGTTCATCGTGCGAAAATATCGCCGCGTCTTCGGATGATGTTCTTTATgaaaatttggatcacgtaccacagTGGACAATGAACGTGAACGAGCACAGTGACGTTCAGGATGACTATACGGAGGAAAAGTTATTCGACGCTCGATTTCCAAGGCAATTTTCGAGTTCCTATCCATGTTTAAAGAAAATCGATTTACTGAGGGACAGAGAAAATAAGATAGAACGACGTTCGCAAAGTTCTTTCGCCGATGGTGAATTTTCGAACGCGAACGTTAATAACCCACGACAAGCGAGTGACGCAAAATTCTATTGGGTTATCCATGAATTGAAAAATAGTTCGTCTCAGGATTTGAGGTCGTGCACCCAACAAAACGAGGATCGTATCTCTAGCGAGACTCGACCAAAGAGTAACAACGACCAGGAAGAATGTACTATCATTCCTGGTGACAATTCAGCCAACGATTCGACCAAATATCGACAGAAATCGATCGATCGGACGATTTATCCAAGATCAAATCGAACCTGTCTAGAAGTTGGTTCTCTTTTAC GACCTCGTCGCATGAGTGAACGAGATTTACCGTCACGACTTGGACGTGACGCAACCGCTCCTCAGCAACAAATACATACCAGCAAGTCCGTGCCAGCGTTGCACA ACGTTGGCACCGACGGGAAACAGCAACACGAGGTATTCAATCCTGGTTACAGTAGAGCATCATCCAGCAACAGCGTTACACCACCGGTTACCCAACCACCGTCGATGACCGCAATCAACGGTACTACATCGCTGCGTTCTCG CTCGAGTCATAATTTGCATGACCCGATAAGGATCGGAACACTACCGCCAAGCGGACTTGTAAGTAGACAGCAGTCATCGCCGAATTTAAATCCCGGTCAGACGACCGCGAGTAGCAATAGTTCGACGACTGCTATCGGAACAGGCTCCGCAAATATTCTTCAAAGTAACGAAGCCGAGAGATTTTATCAGAACTTAAGTGTCTACAGAAATCAAGACGCAACGGCAAAACAGCGATATAGCCCTTCTCAACATTCGGACGAAAG AAATCCACTTCAGTTGCAGAAGAGTTCGAGAGGCTCTCAGAATTCTTTAAATCGTCCAGGTACGTTCGAAACAAGCCAACCTAGGGATCGACCGATATCCGCCTACGTATCGCAAGCTCAACAACAATCTTACTTTGGTGGCCAATCGCAACAACAAGGCAACGCAGCACCTCCAAGATCACAATCCTCACGGGACATAATACGACAAGAAGCGAAGCTTCAAGAAATGCAAGAAGAAGTCAGGAGACGCGAATTGCGAGGTGGCGTACCAATCCCGCCCAATCAGTGTCGACCTACCACGTATAACATAAAATCGAATATGACACAACAATCGACTAATACAGTCGTTCGGCCGACGAAATCGATCAGTTCTCAACCAAATTTCGGATCAAATACGCCAGTGGCGGTGTCTTCACCGACGATTTCGACAGCTGGTCATGCTGCGAGGCAAACGACCGCTGCAAATTACGGTTACATGGACTCGCATTACGGGCCGTACGTAGTCCAGTATGGTAAGTCTCCGCCTACGCATCAGCATCAACATCAACATCAGTATCCACATCAGCACCAGCACCAACATCAACTTCAGCCGCAGCCTCAACTTCAATCGCAGCATCAGCACCAGCATCAACATCAAAATATGCAACAACAAAACCTTGGACATATTCAGTACAACACCCAACCGTCGAGGGGAAAAAACGATTCGACTCGATTGCAACCAAACGGGATGTCACTTGACTACGGAAGGGATCAAAGTGGTCAAGAAATTAGTAGACCGTATGCTGACCAAACTCGGCACTTTGCTGCTGGATCGCAGTATTATTTGAATGGCGGTTCGGATGTGCGaagcgatcaatatattagtgaaAACGGTACGAACAGAACGCAAACTTTACCGGAAGGAACCGCGTCCATCCAGCCGAATGAAATTGCTCCTATACGACCTGTACTTCCTGAAGATGGATTCAGAGAAAGTCCTCCGCCTCCACCACCGAATACGACTCATCCTCTCTACAACAAGCAATCGGATTCGAGATACACCGCGAGCATGCAAGATCCTCCTCGAGGTGGATATTACCCAGCAAATGGAACGGCGGGAACTACTTTACAACCGCGACAATATCAATACAGCGCTACAAATCCTTGGCAGCGAGAAGAAAGGGAAAAGGAACAAGCGCTCAGGAGGGAAGCTGCAAGACAGTGGCGAGATCAACAAATAGCGGAATTGAGTGCATTACCTCATAGAACCTCGCAACAGGAAGAGCAGCTTCGAGCTCTCCAGTTGGAAAGAGATTTCCAAAAAAGAGCCGAGGAAGTTGCTAACCAGCAAGACGACGAAGAAGAAAGTAACGATTTGGATGCTGAAAGCATGCAGCGAGTTCAGGGTTTACTTCGTCCAACTACGACTCAAGAGCGAGGAAATCTGCCAGAACAACATAATCCTAATTTGTCCAGGGTCAACGTTGCCAGTCAATCTGCCCGGGGTAGCCACGGTGTTCAATCTCTCGGTGCATCGATGCATTCTACGAGTGTTACCGCGCACGGTGTCGGTACTCAGCAATGTTCGCAAAGTATTTCAAATATCTCTTTAAGCCAACAAGAAAACTCTGGCTCGCACTTGTCCCAAAATCTGCAACACGAACATACCAATCAAGTACAAAATACTGTCGGGCAAATACCGATGTCATCTTTGATTCAGTTGGCTACTTCTCAGAAGTCCTGTTCTCTTGGCATTCCTCAGTCTATCGAAGACAAAGAAATTCAACGTAGGCAGGATGAGATTAAAAGAAAGCAAATCGAATTCGACGAAACTCTAAAACGGAAGGAAGAAGAGGCTAAACAACAACAAATTCAACACATAtatcagcagcagcaacagcagtaTTTACAACAATCACAATCCCATCTTAAGAATCAACAAGTATTACATCCTAGTATGTTGCGGTTGGAGAATCTGGTTATCAATGGACCGAATGCAATCT CAACCCAAAATGGTAATAGTGACGCACCTTTGCCACCGGAACGGGGCTCTAGCTACGCTGTGATGTCGCAACAAGGTGCTCTCAGAACGAATAGTGTGAACGCGTCTAATATGATGCCGTTGGCCCATCCTCAACAGTCAACTTCCATTAAAAGAGTCTCATTTCACGACTCGAACGCGAATCCAGCGGAAGCTATGCAACGAAACGTTTCGACTGGAAATTTAAGCACGCCACCATCCACAACTATGGATATTATTGCGGAAGATCCAAAT AATTAA